The region GCTCGGACCGGTACCTTTCGGCGATCGCCTCGGGCAGCGATCGGTCGATCAGGGCGGTCGCCGGGATGGCCAGCCCGATCTCGGCCTGCTCCCGACCACGGGCGCGGGTACGACCAGCCCAGCTTCGGGCCCGTTCCGCCATGGCGTGTCCGACGAAAGCGGTCTTGCCGCTGCCGGCCGTACCGATCAGCAGCACATGCCGGTCGGTACGCAGCAGCTGGTCCGCCGGGATCGCCAGCGCCGGGCTGGCGGGGGTGCCCTCGGCGGAACCACCTGCCGGACCGCCCCCGGGAGCAGGCTCGGCGGTGGCGACGCGTTGCGGCACGTAGACCACCGCCAGCGGGGAGACGTTGCCGTCCAGGAAGCGGTGGGCGTGCGTGAGGACCCCGCTGAGCTGGGCGGAGACTAGGTCTCTTATGGATGTGGTCGCATCGGAACGGCTCTCCCGGTGGCGTCGCCACGCGGCGATGCCACCGAACAGGGCGAGGAGCAGCGCGAGCGAGGTACCGACGATCGACGCGATGCTGTCGGCCTCACTCAGCATGTCATCGCCCACCGGTGCCCGTGACGTAGTCGTAGCCGCATCGCTCGCAGAAGCGGCCCCGGCGTCTGGTCTGGCAGCGGGGGCAGGACTCGTCGGCAGGCGCGTGGTCCTGCTCGTCCGGCGCCACCCTCCCACCCCCGGCGTCCACCGGTCCTGCGGTGCCCCAGGCCCGGGTGTGGTGACCGGTCACGGTGGGTACCTGCCAGTGTCCGGCGTCCACGTCGGGGCGGAGTCGGACCAGCCCGGCGGCGGCGTCCTTGATCTCCACCACCCGCGCGAAGACGGCGAGCTTGTCGTGGGCACCCGCCTGGTACGCCAACGCCACCGCCCGGCCCATCAGCGTCTCCGCCTCCGCCAGCCGACGTCGGTCGAACGCCTCCCAGGCCGCCCGGATCGCCCCCGCCAGTTCGTGCTGCCTCGTGTAGTGCGCGACGGTGGGGTTGATCTCGGTGTAGCGGGCGATGTCCTCGGTCCACTCCACCGCCACGGCCGACTGCCCCACCTCGGCCGCCCCGCCGTCGGCGTCCGGCCGGGGCAGCAGCAGGCTCAGCCAGCCCACCCGCCGGGTCTCCCCGGCGGCCATCGGCTGCACTGTCAGGCCAATGTGATAGTCACGGTGTCCGTCGCCCCAGGCCCCGATCGGATAGTCGATGGTCTGCTCGTCCACCCGTTGGCCGAGGTCGGTGAGGTCGGCGATGGTGGGATGCACCTGCTTGACGAAGCGCACCGTGGCCAGCGCCGAGGTGCGCACCCGGAGCCGCACGTCGCCCACCCGCTGGCTCATCGCCGCCGAGATGATGTCGGTGAACTCGGCGGCGAGCCGGTCGAGATCTTCCACCGGCACCACCGGGTTCGCGCCGAGCGCGTCGGCGATGCGCAGCAGTTCCGTGCCCCGCCAGGTGTCCACCCCGGGCCGGTCGGAGATGGCCCGGCAGTCGGTGGTGAACCGACCGGCGCTGGCCGCCAGCGCCGCCTCCAACTCGGCCAGCGGTTCGCTCTCGTTCTTTCCGTCGGTCAGCAGGATGGCGTGTCGGATCGCCCCGGCCTGCCCGGTGAAGATCCGGTCAGCGAGGCGGAGCCAGGTGCTCATCGCGGTTCCGCCGCCGGCGCTGATCCGCCGTAGCGCTTCCTTGGCGGCGGCGCGCCGCCGATCGGTGGCGGGCACGAGGCCGGGCTCGCCCGGATAGATCATCTCGGCCCGGTGGGTGCCGGCGACCACCGCGAAGAGGACCCCGTCCCGGAGCGCGTCGATCGCCGCTGCCGCGGCCCTACGAGCCTGGAACAGTTTGGTCGCCGGGGCACCCATCGACCCGGAACAGTCCAGCAGGATCACCTCGGCCAACCGGGGCGCGCCCGCCGGAACGGAAGCCTCGGCACCATCGGCGGCCCGCGTGCTGCGTACGGTGGCGACGATGTCCACCAGGCTGCCCTCGGTCGGTAGGTACATCTCGTAGTGCGGGGTTATGTCGAAGCTCGGGCGGGTCTCCACCGGCCTGCCTCCCGGGTCGTCGGGTACGGTCACCGCGTTCTCGTCGTGGGGTGTCGAAGGTCCGTCGACTTCGTTCTCACGTCCAGGTCCAGGGACGCACCGCGTTGGCCCGATCGACCAGCGCGACCCGGTCCCGGCGGCGCATGCTCTGTCTGGCCAGTGAGCGGTACGCCCGCTCCAACCGCAGCCGCAGCGCCGACTCGTCGAGGGCGACCCCGAACACCCGGCCGGCGGAGCCGCGTTGCCGGGGGAGCCGCCAGGTCAACGCGGCCTCCAGCACCTCCGCCGTCAACGCGTCCCGGGTGGACCCGGTCACCGGCAGGCCCTCGACCGTCGCCGCAGCGTCGACAAGTTCGGCCTCCGACGTGCCGGCCGTCGGTTCGGCGCTGAGCAGGACACGTACCTTGGCGATCTGCGCCGGCACCCGGTGACTGGCGGTCTCCGGCACCTGGTCCAGGGCGGCGGTGGCACCCCGGCGGTCGCCCTGACTCAGCCGGGTCCGCGCCAGGCCGAAGACCGCGCTGATCGAGGAGCGGTCGGTGGCCCAGACCGCCCCGTAGTGGCGGGCCGCCGTCGCCGTATCCCCGGCGAGTTCGGTGGCGGCGGCGAGGCCGAGCCGGGCGGCCAACTCGCCGGGGACCAGCCCGTACACGGTGTCGAACTCGGCCCGGGCGGTGGCGATCTCGTCGCTGGCGAGGGCGACCAGGCCCCGGTGCCAGTTCAACCGCCAGTCCCGGTCGTCGCCGTGACCCCGGGCCGTCGCCTCGGCGAGCGTCTCCGCTGCGGCTTCGGGATGCCCGGCCTCCAGATGTGCCCGTACCAGCCGCAACAGCACGTCCCGGGTACGCTCCGGGGCTCGGCCCAGTAGCGCGATCAGCTCGGCCGGCCGGACGGCACCGATCGAACCGAGGAACCCGGCGCCCGGGTCGGCCAGGTCCACCAGCGGCGCGGGCAGGGTGGTGGCGATCGTCGCTGCTGGTACCGGTTCGGTGAGGTCCTCGTGCGCGCCGAACGGCCGGGGAGTCAGGCCGAACAGGGGCGACGCCTCCGGCGGCGGCTCGGTACCCCGCTCGGCCAGCACCTGTCGCAGGACGCCGCGTACCTGGGCCCGCATCGTGGCGGCGCTGTCGAAGCGCCGGTCCGGGTCCGGGTCGGTGGCCCGGACCAGCAACCGGCGGTACGACTCGTGTTCGACCAGCAGCTGCGGTGGGGTCTCCAGGAACTGGCCGTCGGGAAAGCGGCTGACGAACTGGCCGGTGTTCGCGGCGAGGCTGAGCGCGGCGAGAGTACGACCCACCGTGTACAGGTCGGAACGCACCGAAGCGGCCCGCGCGCCCTGGGCGCGGATCTCCGGGGCCTCGAATCCTCGGGTGCCCAGCATCGGACTGTCCAGATCACCGGCGCGTCGGGCGGCCCCCAGGTCCAGCAGTTTGAGCCGGTGGCCGACGTGCATGACGTTGTCCGGTTTGAGGTCGCAGTAGAGCCAGCCCTGTTCGTGCAGGTGCTCGAAGGCGTCGAGGATGGCCATTCCGTAGCCGAGCACCTGGTCCAGCGGCAGTGGGCCGGAGACCCCCCACCCGGTGGGCCGGGGTCGCATCTCGTCCAACGAGCGGCCGCCAACGAACTCCATCACGATGTACGGCGTGCCGTCGGCCGCGTCCGGGCGGACGAAGTCGTAGATCTTGACGATGTTGGGATGGTCCAGGGCGATCAGCGCCTTGCGTTCCCCGACGAACGCTTCGGCCGAGGCAGCGTCCTCGGCGGCCCGCTGGCGCTTGAGCACCCGCCAACTGCCGTCCATGTCCTCGTCCCGGGCGGCGAAGATCCAGCCCATGCCGCCGTAACCGATGCAGCCCTGGATCACGTAACGCTGCTTGATGACGTCACCCTCGTGCAGCGGCGGGACGAACGAGAACGGGGTGCCGCAGCGAGGACAGAAGCCCTCGGCGAGCCCCGCGTCGGTCCCCTCGGTACGCCCCACCGGCCGCCGGCAGGTCGACTTGCCACAGAGCCGGGCCGGCTCCGGTACGGCATGATCGGCGCGGATCGCGGTCATCGGGTCACGCGGCGGGACCACCGGCATCCGTACCAGTCCGAACCAGAGCCGGGTGGCGACCTGAACTCCCGACCCGATTCCGCCGCCCGCTCCGGCCAGCGTTCCCGGCCCAGCGGGCCTCGACGACGTCGCTCCGGTACCCGGGCCACCGCTGCCGGTGCCGCCACTGGAGCCGGTGTCCCCGGTATCCGGTCCACTGCCGCCCGGAGCGGGGTCGCTGCCGCCCGGGTCCGGGCCGCCGCTGTCCCCGGTGAGCCCACGGCACTGGTGTCCCCACTTGAGACAGAAGCCGTCCTGGTCGACGGTGCCCGGGCAGTCCCGGGCGAGACAGGTCGTCACGGCTGCGCCTCCTCGTTCACCGCACCCTGGTAGCGCCAGACCGCCTGGTCGGCTGCGGTCGCGTCCAGTGGATCGGCGCGGAGCAGCCGCCGGGCCTCGTCATAGAGGTCGGTCAGGATCAGGTCCTCGGACCGGCCGAGGCTGATCGCCTTGTGTCGGAACGCCTCCAGCCGGCCCCGAAGTTCGACCCGGAACTCGGCCAGCCGCCGCCGGTGTGCCGCCGCCGTGTCCCGGGTGCGCTCCGCGAGCACCGTCGCGCTGGCCACCTCGACCCCGAGCTGCGTGGCGGCCTCCGGCTCGCCGGCCGCGTCCCACCACTGTTCCTGACGGCAGCGCTGTTCGAGGCGTCGTAGCCGAGCCCGGAGCGTACCGGCCCGAGGCTCGAGTGCGCCGTCGACCGCCTCCCCGGGCACGGCGGCCAGGCCCCGCCAGGCCAGCCGCGCCTCGGTTTCGTGGGCATCGAGGCGGCCGATCAGCATGCGGAGTTCGTCGACGGCGTCAGGCAGTTGGTGGCGCAGCTGTTCGGCCCGGCCGATCCGGCTCGCCACCTCGGTGATCCGGTTGTCGAGTCGGTCCCGCTGGCTCTGCCACGCCGCACCCTCGGCAGCGCCCAACGGATCACGGTCGGCACCCGCCCGCAACAGGTCCAGTTCCGCCCGTAGCTCAGTCAGTACGGCGGTCGGCGTGCACACGGCTCCCGCCGGGCCGTCGAGACTGGCGAGGCGTTCGGCAAGGGGGGTGAGGCGGTCGACCGCCGCTTCCCGGGCCGCCTCGACCACCGTGGCGACCGCCAGCACCGCCGAGTGGTTCTCACCCGCCGCAGCGATCACCTCCGGCAACGGTCGCCGGACCACCTCTGCGGGAGCCCCGGTCGCCGAGATGAGCACCACCTCACACGGACCGCGCAACAACTGGGCCAACTCGACGTGGTCCGCCGGCTGGCGCTGGCGTACCAGGGTGGCCCGTTCGAGTAGTTGTGTCGCGGCGGCGAGCTGGGCGGCCAGCTCGTTGATCCGCCACTGGACGTCCTGCCAGACCCGCGCCGTCTCCCCGGTGGCCTCATGCCGGTCGACGTGTCGGTAACCGTCATCGTCGGGGACGACCAGCGCCTCGGCCAACCGGGCGCATTCGGCCCGCAGCCGGTCCAACTCGGTACCGGGGTCCGCACGCTCCAGAGGATCGCTCATCGGCTGGCTCACAGACCCGGCGGCCAGACCGGGTTGGGACCGTACCGGGCTGGTGGCGGTCCGTTGTCCGGATGCTCGGGCAGCCAGGTACGGTGCATCTCCGCCCACCGCCCGTTGTCCCGCAGTTTCTGCAGTACGTGGTTGACGAACTTGACGAAGGCGATGTCCTCCTGCCGGAAGGCGATGGCGTGTGGCTCGTCGCTGAACCAGGTGCATGCCGATTTCGGTCCCACGTGCCAGTCGCAGGAGGTGTCGCCGTTCGGCCGGGTCAGTGGTGGTGTGGTGACCAGCCGGGTGGACGGATCGAGGTCCTGCAGTCCGAGCAGTACGTTGTGGTCGGTGGAGATCGCCTCTACCTGTCTCTGCTGGAGCATGACCAGGCAGTCGGTCCAGTTCGGCACCGACACCGGCACCGGCTTCTCCGGCCGGTCGGTCAGGTGCCCGATCGAGGTGGTGCCGGTGGCCGCGCACACCGGCTTTCCACCCAGGTCACCGATCCCGTGGTAGGGCGAGTCGCCCCGGACCAGCACGGTCTGCCCCGAGTCCAGGTAGTCGGTGGAGAAGGCGACCTCGGTGGCGCGTTCACACGTGGCGGTCATCGAGTCGGCGACGATGTCCACCGTGCCGTCCCGGAGTCGCTCCTGCCGTTCGGCGGAGGTGACGACGACGAAGCGGATGGTGTCCCGGGGGTCGCGGTCGGGGAAGAGCTCCTTGGCGATCTCTCGGAGTAGGTCGATGTCGAAGCCCTTGAACTCACCGGTCGCCGGGTCGCGGTGGGTCATCCGGGTCATCGTCTGGTCCACTCCGGCCCGGATGTAGCCCTGCTCGACGAATTTCCGTGGTCGGGCCGGATCGGCGGCCAGGCTTCGCCGCGCGTCGCACTCGGGCACCTCCCGGGACACCCGGGGTGAGGCAGGCTGTTGTGCCCCGACCGGGCGGGGGGAGGCCACCGGCGGTGGCTGGTAGACGTTGCCGCAGCCGGCGGTGCCGAGCAGGGTCGCGACGAGCAGCCCGGTGGCGATCCGGCGGCGGGCCGGGATGGTCCTCACTGGTACTCCCTCACTCGCGTCCAGACGCCCACGGCCACACCCACCGTCGCGATCAGGCACAGCACCAGTACGACCGAGCCCATCGAATCGGGCGAGGACGGTGTGTGGGCCAGCTCTCGGTAGATGACGTCGCCGCGTTCGTCGATCTTGCGGGTCAGCTCGGCGTCGTACGCCTCGAAGGCCGTGGCCACACTGCCCTGCGGTAGGGCGGCGGTGACCGCGAGCGCATGCTCCCCGACGAGTTCCCGCTCGTGGATGTCGTTGGTCTGGGCGGTGCACCAGGCGTTGATCAACCGGGTCATCGAGGCGAGGTCAGGTTCGTCGGTGCCGGCACAGCCGGCGCTCTCCCGGAACCGTTCTTGCATTTCCGCCATGCTGAACTGGTTGCTGTTGCCACCGAGCCGGAGATTGTCGTCGGCGCGGGCCTGGAGCGCACCCCGCTGGATCCGGATCAACTCCCAGTGCTCGTCGAGCTGCTCGCCCGCCACCGACAGCCGCTCGTCGGCCTGCGGCCAGTGCCGCCACGATACGGCCAACCAACCCACCGTGCCGATCATCGCGGCGGTGGCCAGGGCGAGTCCTGGGCTGATCCGACGTCTGGTGCGGTTACGCAACCAGCGCTGGCTCCACCAGAGCGCACCGAGGGTCGCCAGGGTGATCCCGATCGACCCGGCCAGCGCCAGTTGACCGCCCCGGCGGGCCTCGCGCAGCCGAGCCGTCTCCTCGCCCCAGAGCCGCTCCGCCGCCCGTAGCAGGATGTCGCGCAGATAGCCGGAGGCCTGCCGAAGGTAGGCGGCACCGAGCAGGGCGCGTTTCGGCTCGGTACGCGGTTCGCTGGCCAGGCCCTGTGCCTTCTCGATGAGGTCGACGTAGACCGGTAGCTGGTTGGCGATCCGGGCCAGGCTCGCCGATCGGTCGGGGTCCGCGCCGACGTAGCCGGCGGATTCGCCGAGCAGTCGGCGTACCTCGGACAACGCCCGCTGGTAACGCCCGTCCAGTTCACCTCGTTGGCCGGAGTCGGGCGGGGCGAGGAACCGACCGGTCGCGGCCGCGTCGGCTTCGGCCAGCGACCGGTAGAGGGCCTGGGCGTTGGCGCTCATCCGGGCGGCGCTGGTCACCATCTCCCGACCGGCGTTGACCGAGGCGCTCGTCGCCAACCCACCGATGATTGCGGTGACCGCGAAGAGCAGCACCAGGACCAGCCCGATCAGCAGCATGCGGCTGGGTGTGGGGGCCAGCACGAGACGCAGTCGCCCGAGTCGACGGCGCGGGGGCTGGTGAATATTCACGCACGCAATGCTACTGAGCGGAAGCGACCAGTCAGGGGCCCGCGACACGCCTCCGACCGGCTATTTCGAAGTGCGTTTCGGTGCTGTTGCGAAAATTGGGGTGGTGCGGTCCGGGGAGCCGCCCGGTAACCGCCGCGCGGCGATCCTGGCTAATCAACGAGCCGGGCGACCGCCGACCCGTGCGGCTTTCTTCTTTTCTGCCCGCCGGCGCTGCCGGGGAGTCAACTGCTTGCGGCCGGACTGCTTCAGGTAGTTGTCGTTCCGGCGTTCGTCGCTGGTGGGCATGGCGGCGCCTTTCGTCTGGGCCCGGGCGGCATCGTGCGGGCCATGAACGGAGTGGTGTCGGACAGAATGAACGGTGCGATCTACCCGAATTAGAGTGAGCTACACATTCCGCTGCCGCCGATGGTCAGCGGACCGGCCGCGGCGGTGGTCCAGCCGGACCCGGCCCTGCCTGCTGCGCATCGAGGGTGGTGCCGAGGAGCGACGGGGTGCAGGCCAAGTCGATCACCATCGTTAGGATCACCAGATGATCATTCGTCACGTGACCATCGACTGTGCCGAGCCGTACGAGCTTGCGCGGTTCTGGAGCAAGGTGACCGGGTGGCCGGTGTCCGATCAGGATGAGCCGGGCGACTCGGAGGTCCTTGTCGAAGCCCCGTCGCCCGTGCCGGGCCTGCTGTTCATCCGGGTGCCTGAGGGCAAGACGGTGAAGAACCGAATCCACTTCGACTGGGTGCCGACCGAGCGGAGCCGCGACGAAGAGGTGGAGCGGGTCGTCGGTCTCGGGGCAATGGTGTACGAGGACCATCGCGCACCGGACGGGCGCGGCTGGGTGACGTTGCTCGACCCCGAGGGAAACGAGTTCTGCATCGAGCGGAGCGAGGCGGAGCGCGCCGGCTGATCGGTACCGAGTCGGCTGTTCGAGCGGGTCAGCGGGGGTGACGACGATGACGAGAGCCCCGTACTCGCGCGTCGCAGCGATGCGGAAGCTCTCGTCTGCCCGGCAGCGTCACCTGAGCGAGAATCTCCGAGCCCCGAACCCGATCCGTCCGGCAGGATGACCGACGTGCAATCGATTGTGACGATCTACCGTTATCCGGTGAAGAGTGCGCAGGGTGAAGACCTTGAGGTGGCAGACGTCGAACCCGGAGGGCTACGCGGTGACCGTACCTGGGCATGTCTGGATGACCTCGACGGGACGGTAGGCAGCGCCAAACACCCCCGGCGGTGGGGGCGACTTCTCGACGTCGGTACGAATCTGCGGGACGACGCGGACGAGCCTGAACTGATGGTGCGAGTCGCGGGGAGGGATGTGCGCGCCGGCACCGCCGAGGCGGACACCGTGCTGAGCAGCTACCTGGGCCGTCCGGTGCGGCTGAGCCGGGAACTGCCGTCCGAGGCCAAACTCCATCGGCAACTGCCCGATGAGGCCGGCATGGTGCCGGAATGGATGCACGATGCCCGTCCCGGGCAGGAAACCGTGACTGCGACGGGGAATGCGCAGCTCGACGGCCGGTTCGTTGACTTTGGTGCCATCCACATCGTGACCACCGGCGCGCTGTCCCTGCTTGGCCAGCAACTGGGACGTACAGCGGTGGCTGCCGGGCGGTTCCGTCCCAATCTGGTCATCGACGCAGCACACGACCCAGAACCCGGTCAGGAACTACACATGGGTGATGTCGTACTCCGGGTGATGGTGCCGACGCCGCGATGCGTGGTACCGGCACTTGGCCACGGACAGCTACCCGCCGACCGCCTGCTCCTCGGCGTTCTGGCCAGGCATCATCGCGTCTCCGTACCCGGACTCGGTCGCGCTGCCTGCTTCGGGATCTATGCCGAGGTCGTGCGGCCAGGTCGGCTTCGACTCGGCGAACCGGTTCGCTGACACGTTGTCGTCCGCACCCGGACTCAACTTCCGGGGCACCCTGGACTGAAGACGGCCACCGTCGCCAGCCCGGCGGCCAGGACAGGTCACGCTGTTAGCGTTGCCCCGTGAGCGAGGGGGCGCGGCCACACATGACGACGAATACGTTCCGTATCGGTGGAGATCTGGAGGTACGACGGCTCGGGTTCGGGGCCATGCACCTGCCGACCGATCCGGGCCCGGCACGTGAGAACTCCCTCGCCGTCACCCGGCGGGCAGTTGAGCTGGGGATTACGTTGATCGACACCGCCCACCTGTACGGCGGAGGAGCCAACGAGGAACTACTCGCCGAAGCCCTGTATCCGTACCCGGAGGGGTTGCTCGTCACCACCAAGGTCGGGGTCGCCCGGTCGGGGCCGGATGGTGAGTGGCGGCTCGACGGGCGGCCGGAGGTCCTGCGCGCCCAGGTCGAGCAGGCCCTGCGTCGACTACACGTCGAGCGGATCGAACTGCTCCAACTGCACCGGATCGATCCGGAGACCCCGCTTGCCGACCAGCTCGGTACGCTGCGCGACCTGCAGACCGAAGGCAAGATCGGCCGGGTCGGACTGTCCGAGGTCACCGTCGCCGAACTCGACCAGGCACGGGAAATCGTCGACGTGGCGAGCGTGCAGAACCGCTACAACGTGTTCGACCGCGAGCACGAGCCGGTGCTCGCGGCCTGCGAGGCGGCGGGGATCGCCTTCCTGCCGTGGCGGCCCGTCGCGGCGGGCACGTCGGGGACCAGGGCCGAGATCGCGGCTGTGGCGACCGAGCTTGGTGCCACGGCCACCCAGGTTGCGCTCGCCTGGCTACTGTGGCGCTCGCCGGTGGTGCTCCCGATCCCAGGCACCGCCCGGATCGAGCATCTGGAGGAGAACGTCGCTGCGGCCGACCTCCACCTGACCCCGACCCACCGCGAACGCCTCGATCGGTTGGCAGAGCTGGCATAGCTGCCACCCTGTCCGTTCCATACCGGTCTCGTCGGTGCTGCCAGATACCTTGGGTGCCCCGTAAGAGAGCGGACAGCGAATGGAGTGCGAATGTCCTCACCTGCCGGCACACTCGTCATCAGCCTGCCGATCGCCGATCGGCGGCAGGCGATGGTCTTCTATCGGGACGCCTTCGGCTTCGAACCGATCGGCAGGTTGGCCGAGGACGGTGTGCCCGAGCCGTTGCAGTACCGGCTCAACGACCGGACGCTGCTGATGCTCATTCCCACCGGAGGATTCGGTTGGGTCCTCGGCGACCGTGAGGTCGCGCCAGCCGGCGTCAGCGAGTGCATCCTGAGTACGACCGTAGCCACCGACCGTGAGGTCACCGAGGTGATCGAACGCGTCAGGCGTTGCGGTGGCGTTGTGGTCACCGAACCCTCGCCCCAGCCGTGGGGTTACTCTGGCGTCTGTGCCGACCTGGACGGTCACGTCTGGCAGGTCATCGCCGAATCGTAGACGTCTTCCTGACAGCGGGTCGACGTCTTCCTGACGGCGGGCAGGGCCGGCCGTATCGGTCCGTCGGGTTGCGTGGTGCGGATAAATCGCGTGTTGCCACAGATCGACCCATCGCCCTGGCGTGAGTGGTCCGAGCGGGATTCGCCTTGTGGCACATCGGTGACGCCGACGACTTTCCTCGCGAAGATGTGAGACCAATTCGGAGTGTGATTCATTCATTTCCCTCCGTTGATACGAGTCGGTGGCATGTGGAAAGTTCGATGCACCACAAGCTGTTTCCAACTCGTAAAGGAGTTGCGATGGGTGCCCCTCAACTTATTCATGGGCAGGGAACGGATGCCTGTCCGTCCGGTAGTTTCTGCCTCTATCGTGACGTGGATTTCAACAATGGTAGCGAGAGTGGGAACGACAAGATCCTCGTCATTCCCGAGGGTGCGTACATCAACAATTTCTCCGACTACGGATTCGACCACAGTGACGATGGTGTCAGCGGTGTCTTCAACAACACGGAGAAGGACAACACCCTGTTCACCCAGCCGAGCCAGGGCGGGCACACCCTTCCGGTGGCGAAGCGACAGGCAATCGCGGACCTGACGAAGATGCCCCTGTCCGAGAGTCCCACCGGCACGTGGAACGACCAGGCGCAGTCGGCGCTGGCCGCCCCGTACATCGGTAACCTGGGTATCGACCAGCAATTCCTCTCGCACTGGCAGGACTGGGAGAGCCAGAAGTGGATCTACTCCTTCCGGCTCACCCTGCACGCGGCCCAGACCCCGGTGCGTAAATGGTCTGTCGGGTTCGGCGACCTGCCTGTGGGGACCGTTCTCTACAAGCAGTTCAGCAGCGTTTTCTGGGGCAAGATAATCGAGGATGGAAGCAACGGTACCGTGCTGCTCGAATCGCCTGACGGTGAGACTCACATCGTCGAACCGGGCAAGGTCCTGGAAATAGACATCCAGATTCTCTACCCCGGGGAGAACACGGCATACCAGCAGCTCAACAGCTTGAACGCCCAGCAGCTCGGCTGACTCTTCTCCCTCCGGACCGAAGCGGAGAAGAGCGGAAACGACGGTCGGCAGGGTTCCCGGTAGGACGGGCTATCACGACCCGGCTCCGGGAGCCTTGCCGCCTCGTACCCCTGATCGCCCGGGGCCTGTCTGCCGACGCGGGCCACCTACGATCTTCGCCCCCATCATCCGGGATGGTCGGTCACCAGTTGGTACATGACGTGGTCCTGCCACTCGCCGGCGATGTGGAGGTACTTCGGGGCGAGGCCGAAGCGGGTGAAACCGGTGCGCTCCAGTACCCGCTGGGATGCGACGTTGTGGGGGAGAGCGCCAGCTTCGATCCGATGCAGGCCCAGTTCCTCGAAGGCCACCCGGACGATGTCACGGACTGCCGCCGTGGCCACCCCCCGGCCGTTGACGGCGGCACTCACCCAGTAGCCCAGGTGGCACGACTGGAACGCACCTCGCACGATACTGCTGAGGGTGATACGGCCCACGACCTGCTCGGCGTCGAGAATGACCCAGGGCAGGCTCACTCCCTGCTCATGCTGATCCAGCGCGGTACGCACGACTTCCCGTTGTCCCTCGACAGTGCAGTAGTCGTCGGCCCGAACCGGCTCCCACGGAGCGAGGAAATCGCGGTTGACCTGGAGCAGTTCGGCGAGGATCGGAGCGTCTTCGAGTTGGACGAGACGGGTGCTGACACTCATCCGTTCATGATCGCATTCGATCGCCCCAGCGCACGGCCGGCCAC is a window of Micromonospora polyrhachis DNA encoding:
- a CDS encoding GNAT family N-acetyltransferase encodes the protein MSVSTRLVQLEDAPILAELLQVNRDFLAPWEPVRADDYCTVEGQREVVRTALDQHEQGVSLPWVILDAEQVVGRITLSSIVRGAFQSCHLGYWVSAAVNGRGVATAAVRDIVRVAFEELGLHRIEAGALPHNVASQRVLERTGFTRFGLAPKYLHIAGEWQDHVMYQLVTDHPG
- a CDS encoding peptidase inhibitor family I36 protein; translation: MGAPQLIHGQGTDACPSGSFCLYRDVDFNNGSESGNDKILVIPEGAYINNFSDYGFDHSDDGVSGVFNNTEKDNTLFTQPSQGGHTLPVAKRQAIADLTKMPLSESPTGTWNDQAQSALAAPYIGNLGIDQQFLSHWQDWESQKWIYSFRLTLHAAQTPVRKWSVGFGDLPVGTVLYKQFSSVFWGKIIEDGSNGTVLLESPDGETHIVEPGKVLEIDIQILYPGENTAYQQLNSLNAQQLG